From Providencia sp. R33, a single genomic window includes:
- a CDS encoding dual OB domain-containing protein — translation MAQYEIVVLANSIKHGQHCVAGKCVSTGRWIRPVSNIQGGELSHQQAKIRNPHGTFNVKPFQKVLMELEEHVPLPHQPENYLINDTEWIQNYSFNSEQLHTLLDSPVDLWGTTNRIDFTHITAGLYLVPQSLYLVRVQNLRLYYTVDDKRRASFTYRGIDYDFAVTDPKFDEIVAKNLQLSGILCLSLGEQYLGYCYKLVATIF, via the coding sequence ATGGCTCAATATGAAATTGTGGTATTAGCTAATTCTATTAAGCATGGCCAACATTGTGTTGCAGGAAAATGTGTTAGTACAGGTAGATGGATAAGACCAGTTTCAAATATACAAGGTGGGGAGTTAAGTCATCAACAAGCTAAAATCAGAAACCCTCACGGTACTTTTAATGTTAAGCCATTTCAAAAAGTGCTTATGGAATTAGAAGAGCACGTCCCTCTTCCTCATCAGCCTGAAAATTATTTGATTAATGACACTGAGTGGATTCAAAATTATTCATTTAATTCTGAGCAATTGCATACTCTACTAGATTCCCCTGTAGATCTTTGGGGGACAACGAATAGAATCGATTTTACTCATATAACAGCTGGTTTGTATCTTGTGCCTCAATCGTTGTATCTAGTGCGAGTACAAAACTTAAGGCTTTATTATACCGTGGATGATAAAAGGAGAGCTTCATTCACATATAGAGGGATAGATTATGATTTTGCAGTGACGGATCCTAAATTTGATGAGATTGTAGCGAAAAATTTGCAACTGTCAGGTATTCTATGTCTGAGTTTAGGGGAACAATACTTAGGTTATTGTTATAAACTTGTTGCTACAATTTTCTGA
- a CDS encoding DUF488 domain-containing protein — translation MRIYTIGFTQKKAETFFGYLKKSKVKTLIDVRLNNVSQLAGFAKKDDLKFFLKELCGSEYVHMPELAPTKEILNPYKKGDISWEMYEDRFLNLMAKRNIERFAKLPLFDQGCLLCSEHEPHLCHRRLVIEYLNEHTDLNFNVKHLY, via the coding sequence ATGCGTATATATACAATAGGATTTACTCAAAAGAAAGCTGAAACATTTTTTGGATACTTGAAAAAATCAAAAGTAAAAACACTAATTGATGTGCGTCTGAATAATGTATCTCAATTGGCTGGTTTTGCAAAAAAAGATGATTTGAAATTCTTTTTGAAGGAGCTATGTGGCTCAGAATATGTTCATATGCCTGAATTGGCACCAACTAAAGAAATACTTAATCCATACAAAAAAGGTGATATATCTTGGGAGATGTATGAAGATAGGTTCTTAAATTTAATGGCAAAGCGTAACATCGAACGCTTTGCAAAACTCCCGCTATTTGATCAAGGCTGTTTACTTTGTAGTGAGCACGAACCTCATTTATGTCACAGGCGTTTAGTGATAGAATACCTAAACGAACATACTGATTTAAACTTTAATGTTAAGCACCTGTACTAA
- a CDS encoding DUF4326 domain-containing protein yields MAKILILYPKLFNCYSKFARKVGKITSNLDDVELLYPEDPNKLIEVFCSENIGTVSSNHLPKWSCDDITHAIVFDDGEEFVLEFELLTKSKIPLRFIHIQITRVINIKSDTKYKAEKCTPHYEYIGRGSYWGNPYSMFEDGDRDEVIRKFKYDFDYDKFLNVDKSKVYSLSGKRLGCFCKPQACHGDILADFLNSWDDGK; encoded by the coding sequence ATGGCTAAGATATTGATTTTGTACCCTAAGCTTTTTAATTGCTATTCAAAATTTGCAAGGAAAGTGGGTAAGATAACATCGAATTTAGATGATGTGGAATTGCTTTATCCTGAAGATCCAAACAAGCTGATTGAAGTTTTTTGTTCGGAGAATATAGGTACTGTAAGTTCTAATCATTTACCAAAGTGGTCATGTGATGATATAACACATGCGATTGTTTTTGATGATGGAGAGGAATTTGTTTTAGAGTTTGAATTATTGACAAAATCTAAAATCCCTCTGAGATTTATACATATTCAGATAACTAGGGTGATTAATATAAAGTCTGATACAAAGTATAAAGCTGAAAAATGTACTCCTCACTATGAATACATTGGTAGGGGATCATACTGGGGAAATCCCTACTCAATGTTTGAGGATGGAGATCGAGATGAAGTTATCAGAAAATTCAAGTATGACTTCGATTATGATAAATTTTTAAATGTAGATAAATCAAAGGTTTATAGTTTGTCTGGGAAAAGGTTGGGATGCTTTTGTAAGCCACAGGCCTGTCATGGAGATATATTGGCTGATTTTCTGAACTCTTGGGATGATGGTAAGTAG